In a single window of the Arachis hypogaea cultivar Tifrunner chromosome 6, arahy.Tifrunner.gnm2.J5K5, whole genome shotgun sequence genome:
- the LOC112755921 gene encoding putative wall-associated receptor kinase-like 16: protein MEPVAMVLMVVLVILAVTAAMDDNQTQVLEGCQSSCGEIQIPYPFGVGKSSKTGKNCYLSERFNLVCTNSTLHRDRGSIPIIGINITKGQVDMMILISKSCYDKDSGPTITIGIESWLRTTYYTISSMDNKFISVGCDTYGYLNSFFDGATYSTGCLTRCYRESTIIVDGKCSGIGCCQVDIPAGMRNNTVQAFSFENFNRSLGFNNCSYAFVAKHGNYTFSKDHLENLPYERMPVVFDWSVGNERCEESLKSGTNVCKGNSNCEESEAGNGYLCKCKEGYQGNPYHPIGCIDIDECKTGKHKCISESNCLNTNGSYTCFCPKGQTGNGTKEQGGCQHQNLLPKVLIGASGGTIAVVVATSLFILTHQKRKHIKLKQQYFKQNGGLMLLQQLSTREESSQITQIFTSEELKKATNNYDENLILGRGGYGTVFKGFLDNNRIVAIKKSKIVDQSQTEQFINEVIVLSQINHRNIVKLLGCCLEEEVPLLVYEFVNNGTLFDFIHNQIQNNVNNLLTWNTRLRIAAEAASALSYLHSAASIPIIHRDVKSANILLDDNYTAKVSDFGASRLVPLDQQALATMVQGTIGYLDPEYMQTSQLTEKSDVYSFGVVLVELLTSEKPLSFDRTEEKRSLALYFLSYLKEDRLFEVVRVDLLSEENKQEIEEVAFLAAKCLRLNGDERPSMKEVAMELEGLQLMQKHRWINGNKNLEETCYLLPSSSSKTCEYGDSSCHKNAGYDSIRDQVLISFDDGR, encoded by the exons ATGGAGCCGGTGGCGATGGTGTTAATGGTAGTATTAGTCATCCTGGCAGTTACGGCCGCCATGGATGACAATCAAACCCAAGTCCTAGAAGGCTGTCAAAGTTCTTGTGGAGaaattcaaattccatatccatTTGGGGTTGGAAAATCATCAAAAACCGGTAAGAATTGTTATTTATCGGAGCGATTTAACCTAGTTTGCACAAACTCAACCTTACATAGAGATAGAGGTTCAATTCCAATCATAGGCATAAACATCACCAAAGGTCAAGTTGACATGATGATTTTGATCTCCAAAAGTTGTTATGACAAAGATTCTGGTCCCACCATAACCATTGGGATCGAATCATGGCTAAGAACCACTTATTACACAATTTCTAGCATGGACAACAAGTTCATAAGTGTTGGTTGTGACACTTATGGCTACCTAAATAGTTTCTTCGATGGTGCAACATATTCAACCGGTTGTTTAACGAGATGCTATCGAGAATCGACGATTATCGTCGACGGAAAATGCTCCGGGATTGGGTGTTGTCAAGTGGATATTCCGGCCGGAATGAGGAACAACACGGTTCAAGCATTTAGCTTTGAGAATTTCAATAGATCCTTAGGGTTCAATAATTGTAGCTATGCTTTTGTTGCCAAACATGGAAATTATACATTTTCTAAGGACCATTTGGAAAATTTACCTTATGAGAGGATGCCTGTGGTTTTTGATTGGAGTGTTGGAAATGAGAGATGTGAAGAGTCTTTGAAAAGTGGTACCAATGTTTGTAAGGGTAATTCCAATTGTGAGGAATCAGAGGCTGGAAATGGTTATCTATGCAAATGCAAGGAAGGTTATCAAGGAAATCCATATCATCCCATTGGTTGCATAG ACATTGACGAATGTAAGACAGGAAAGCACAAATGCATAAGTGAAAGTAATTGTCTAAATACAAATGGGTCTTACACATGTTTTTGTCCCAAGGGTCAAACTGGAAATGGCACAAAGGAACAAGGGGGATGTCAACACCAAAATTTACTTCCCAAGGTTCTCATCG GTGCAAGTGGAGGAACCATTGCTGTTGTTGTGGCAACTTCACTGTTTATTTTGACACATCAAAAAAGAAAGCACATCAAACTCAAACAACAATACTTCAAGCAAAATGGTGGCTTAATGTTGTTACAACAACTCTCTACAAGAGAAGAATCCTCACAAATTACTCAGATTTTCACATCAGAGGAACTAAAGAAGGCTACCAACAATTATGACGAGAACTTAATACTTGGAAGAGGAGGTTACGGTACAGTTTTCAAAGGTTTTCTTGACAATAATAGAATTGTGGCAATCAAGAAGTCTAAAATAGTTGATCAGAGCCAAACAGAGCAGTTCATCAATGAGGTGATTGTTCTATCTCAAATCAATCATAGAAACATAGTGAAACTGTTAGGTTGCTGCTTAGAAGAAGAGGTTCCTTTACTAGTTTATGAGTTTGTTAACAATGGTACCCTCTTTGATTTTAtccacaatcaaattcaaaacaatgtGAATAATTTGTTAACTTGGAACACACGTCTAAGGATAGCAGCAGAGGCAGCTAGTGCTCTATCTTATCTACACTCAGCAGCATCTATACCCATTATCCATAGAGATGTGAAGAGTGCAAATATTCTCTTAGATGACAATTACACTGCAAAAGTTTCCGATTTCGGAGCTTCCAGATTGGTTCCACTAGATCAACAAGCGTTGGCCACCATGGTGCAAGGAACTATTGGATACTTGGATCCAGAATACATGCAAACGAGTCAACTAACTGAGAAAAGTGATGTGTATAGTTTTGGAGTCGTACTTGTAGAACTTCTAACAAGCGAAAAACCTCTTTCTTTTGATAGGACGGAAGAAAAGAGAAGTCTTGCTCTTTACTTTCTGTCCTATCTAAAAGAGGATCGCTTGTTTGAAGTCGTTCGAGTCGACCTTTTGAGTGAAGAAAACAAGCAAGAGATTGAAGAGGTTGCTTTTCTTGCGGCAAAATGTTTGAGACTTAATGGAGATGAGAGACCAAGTATGAAGGAAGTGGCAATGGAATTGGAGGGATTGCAGTTAATGCAGAAACACCGTTGGATCAATGGGAACAAAAATTTGGAAGAGACTTGTTACTTGCTTCCCAGTTCATCATCCAAAACATGTGAATATGGTGATAGTAGTTGCCATAAAAATGCTGGGTATGATAGCATCAGAGATCAAGTACTAATTTCTTTTGATGATGGAAGATGA